Proteins encoded in a region of the Eretmochelys imbricata isolate rEreImb1 chromosome 10, rEreImb1.hap1, whole genome shotgun sequence genome:
- the LOC144271614 gene encoding myeloid-associated differentiation marker-like, which translates to MPVVELNFRSLITPVGIVRFFEIFLSCTAFSLAAASGQFQGTYGTWCMFTWCFCFLVSMLIVVLELFGFSEKLPLSWDDFTSAFAMLAVLMIFTSSIIYPSTFITDICSDNKCAYQAATTAMSCICFIAYTIEVGLTRARPGDRSSFLTTVPGLLKVFEAYVACLIFSLVSEPTTYKTEPGQLWCIAVYSICFIVTLFIIILTIGRCLTYIPFPLEKVLVGYNALAVLLYLTAAIIWPVFNFRGNPRPSSGDSLHFWNRRLGVTFLTFFNLIAYIVDLVYSSKMVFVTSTA; encoded by the coding sequence ATGCCAGTCGTCGAGCTGAATTTTCGCTCCTTGATCACCCCTGTGGGGATTGTCCGGTTCTTTGAGATCTTCCTGTCCTGCACGGCCTTCAGTCTGGCGGCTGCTTCCGGCCAGTTCCAAGGAACCTATGGGACCTGGTGCATGTTCACCTGGTGCTTCTGCTTCTTGGTGTCCATGCTGATCGTGGTGCTGGAGCTGTTTGGCTTTTCTGAGAAGCTGCCGCTGTCCTGGGATGACTTCACCAGCGCCTTCGCCATGCTGGCGGTGCTCATGATCTTCACCTCTTCCATCATATACCCTTCCACCTTCATCACCGACATTTGCTCTGACAACAAATGTGCTTATCAGGCAGCAACTACAGCCATGTCCTGCATCTGTTTCATTGCCTACACCATCGAGGTTGGACTGACCCGAGCCAGGCCTGGAGACAGGAGCAGCTTCCTCACCACTGTCCCTGGCCTCCTGAAGGTGTTTGAAGCCTACGTGGCTTGTCTTATCTTCTCCTTGGTGAGTGAACCCACGACATATAAAACCGAACCCGGCCAGCTGTGGTGCATAGCTGTCTACAGCATCTGCTTCATTGTCACGTTGTTCATCATCATCCTCACCATCGGCCGGTGTCTCACCTACATTCCCTTCCCTTTGGAGAAAGTCCTGGTGGGTTACAACGCCTTGGCTGTACTCCTGTACCTGACGGCTGCCATCATCTGGCCCGTCTTCAACTTCAGAGGGAACCCCAGACCCAGTTCAGGTGACAGCCTTCACTTTTGGAACAGACGGCTGGGCGTGACCTTCCTCACCTTCTTCAACCTCATCGCCTACATTGTCGACCTGGTGTACTCCTCCAAGATGGTCTTCGTGACCAGTACGGCCTAA